The Pseudooceanicola aestuarii genomic sequence ATTCGTCAGCCTCATCGGCCCTTCGGGCTGCGGCAAAAGCACGACACTGCTGCTGGCCTCAGGGCTGGAGCCGGCCAGCGCCGGGATGATATCCGTCGACGGGCAACCGCTGACGCGCCCGATTTCCGAAGTCGGGATCGTGTTCCAGGACCATCTGCTGCTGGATTTCCGCACGGCGTTGCAGAATGTCATGCTGCAACAGGAGATCCGCAAGCTGGACCACGGCGCCCTGCGCGACCGGGCCGATGCGCTGTTCGACCGCTTGGGGATCAAGGGCAGCGAGGCCAAGTACCCGCGCCAGCTGTCGGGCGGGATGCGGCAACGGGTCTCCATCGCGCGGGCGCTGGTGCATGATCCCTCCATGCTGCTGATGGACGAACCCTTCGGCGCGCTGGACGCGATCACTCGCACGCAGATCCGCCACGATCTGGAAATGCTGTGGCTGGAAACTCGCAAGACGGTCCTGTTCATCACCCATTCCATCGAGGAGGCGGTCGGCCTGTCGGACCGCGTTCTGGTGATGTCGCAAAGCCCCGGCACCATCGTCGAGGAGATCAGGATCGACCTGCCGCGCCCACGCCCCGCGCATCTGGGCGAATATCCCGAATTCTCGCGCTATGCCGAACAGATCTACCAGATCTTCATGAAGCTCGGCGTCTACAAGTTCTGAGGATGCGCATGTCAGACGTCGTGATCAACCACGCCACCGTGCGGGAGCGGGCCGATATGCTGGCCTTTCTCGATCTCTGCGCCCAACGCGGCCTGACCGAAGTGTCGATCTGGGGCAACGAGATCGACCGTGTGGGCGAAGAGGCGGCGCTGGCCGCGCTGGCGCGCCATGACATGCGCGTCGCAGGCTATAACCGCATCGGTCCCTTTACCGCCGACGGCCTGTCGCGCGCAGAGGCGGAACTGGCCCGCGCCGCGCGGTTCGGCGCCGATCACGTCTTCGTCTTCACTGGCGGTCTGGCGCGGCGGGGCGAAACCCTCGCCGAAGCCCGCGACCGGGCAGAGGCGGTGATCGCCGACCTGCTGGACATGGCGCGCGCCGCCGGTGTCACCCTGGCGCTGGAGCCGCTGCACCCCATGCTGATGGGTGACCGCACCATGATTGCCAGCCTGACCCATGCCAATGACCTGTGTGACCGGCTGGGCGCGGGAATCGGTGTGGTGATCGACGTGCATCACCTGTGGTGGGACGACCGCCTGCCCGCCGAAATCGCCCGCGCGGGTCGGGCCGGGCGGATCCTGGGGTTCCACGTCAACGACTGGCTGGTGCCCACTCGCCACCTGCTGACGGATCGGGGCATGATGGGCGACGGGGTGATCGACCTGCCCGGCATCGCGGCCATGATGCGCGCGGCAGGCTACAACGGTCCGGTGGAGGTGGAGATCTTCTCGGCCGATTGGTGGGCCCGTGATCCGGGCGAAGTCATGGACACCGCGTTGGCGCGCTGCGCCCGCATCTTCGGCGCGGGGCGTGGCGCATGAGTGCGCCCTTGCTGATCCCCAACCTGTCCGGGGCCGCACGGATATATGCCGTCTGGGGCGATCCCGTTGCGCAGGTGCAGACACCGCGCCTGATCAACCCGCTGTTCGCTGCGGCGGATGCCGGGATCTGGGCGGTGCCCTTTCACGTCACGCCGGGCGGGTTCGACGCCGCCTGGGACGTCTTCCGCGCCATCGACAATGTCGCCGGCATCGGCGTGACGGTCCCGCACAAGGTCGCCGCCGCGCGGCGCTGCGATACGCTCAGTGACGAGGCGCGCGCGGTGGGGGCGGTGAATTCCATCCAGCGCGGGGCGGATGGGCGGATGCACGGCGCGCTGTTCGACGGGCGTGGCTTTGTCCTGGGGCTGGGCGTCGGGCAGGCCCGGCTGGCGGGCGCACGGGTGCTGATGGTCGGCGCGGGCGGCGCGGGGCGCGCCATTGCCCACGCGCTGGCCGGGGAGGGGATTGCCATGCTGGGGCTGATGGATCCTGACCCCGCAGCGGTGGCATTCACTGCTGAAATGGTGGCGCAGGCGACCGGCA encodes the following:
- a CDS encoding shikimate dehydrogenase family protein, which produces MSAPLLIPNLSGAARIYAVWGDPVAQVQTPRLINPLFAAADAGIWAVPFHVTPGGFDAAWDVFRAIDNVAGIGVTVPHKVAAARRCDTLSDEARAVGAVNSIQRGADGRMHGALFDGRGFVLGLGVGQARLAGARVLMVGAGGAGRAIAHALAGEGIAMLGLMDPDPAAVAFTAEMVAQATGRPLAQAEDGARGYDGYDVIINASPIGMKGDAVFPVPPGALRPDMLIADIAALEGDTALLRAARAAGARVSDGNDMLQAQIALIAGFATGQPAGRPMMTGQG
- a CDS encoding ABC transporter ATP-binding protein; protein product: MAELNQSTQAPRNALGGTGGGGTGASIRAEAITKIYGEDGPHPFHALGPIDLDVKPGEFVSLIGPSGCGKSTTLLLASGLEPASAGMISVDGQPLTRPISEVGIVFQDHLLLDFRTALQNVMLQQEIRKLDHGALRDRADALFDRLGIKGSEAKYPRQLSGGMRQRVSIARALVHDPSMLLMDEPFGALDAITRTQIRHDLEMLWLETRKTVLFITHSIEEAVGLSDRVLVMSQSPGTIVEEIRIDLPRPRPAHLGEYPEFSRYAEQIYQIFMKLGVYKF
- a CDS encoding sugar phosphate isomerase/epimerase family protein, with the translated sequence MSDVVINHATVRERADMLAFLDLCAQRGLTEVSIWGNEIDRVGEEAALAALARHDMRVAGYNRIGPFTADGLSRAEAELARAARFGADHVFVFTGGLARRGETLAEARDRAEAVIADLLDMARAAGVTLALEPLHPMLMGDRTMIASLTHANDLCDRLGAGIGVVIDVHHLWWDDRLPAEIARAGRAGRILGFHVNDWLVPTRHLLTDRGMMGDGVIDLPGIAAMMRAAGYNGPVEVEIFSADWWARDPGEVMDTALARCARIFGAGRGA